GCCGTGGCAGTTTcacagcctcaacaccagcctatacatcaccaccaccacctccccGACTCGGAGCCACCTTCCAAGATGATGCGCCGCGACGACGGCTTAGGGGGAGCTCCAAGCGTTGTGGGACAAATTGGAATGCCGGATCCAGCACCTCGCCCCCGAGGTCCTAAACTGAAGTTCACGCCAGAAGATGACCAGCTGTTGATCGAACTGAAGGAAAACAAGAACTTGACGTGGAAGCAAATAGCAGACTTCTTTCCAGGACGATCTTCAGGGACATTACAAGTTCGATACTGTACGAAGCTCAAAGCTAAAACAACGAACTGGACCGACGAGACGGTACGTTAACCAGCAAACTAACCCTTAATCACCTCGGTGGTGTGATTGAAGAATTTTCTGACTTTCTCCCTAGGACCAAAAGCTTCGAACTGCCCTTCAGGACTACGAGAACGAGAAATGGAGAATCGTCGCCAATAAAGTTGGCACTGGCTTCACTCCTGCAGCGTGTCGAGAACGAGCTGAGCAGCTAATGGTTGAGGATCCAGCAACTTTGGCGGCTTTGTCACAGTCATTATCACCAGCTGTAGCCTCAAACGCAGAATCCGAAGAGCCCTTATATTCccatcatcagcttcaataataaaagaaaaataattatGCCAGCGGAGGGTTCATTCTATAATCGCGACGCATCAAAAACACCACATTCCCCTTTCAGAACGCTCCTTATTTCTTTACGATCATTCGACCTACGCCCAAACACATTCGCTTTTGCATTTGGCTGCTCTCAGCCAACATAATAACAATTACGACAACTTTATCAACGACCCCAAGGCCTTCTTCCTAGAGTTGTCGACTTGAGCACACCAGTTTCAGCCCAGGTAGGGCACAACGCACCCACGACTTGTTTCTTTTATCCCTGTATTAATTTCTTTTGTTCCGTGCTTACAGGCCGTTTCATTCTTCTTTCGTATTCGAGACTGGCCTTTTTTTTTGTCACGAACCCTTTTTTTAACATTAATCATACTTCACTTCCCCATTCCCCTTCTCAAAAATTGTCTTGTATTCCATTTTGTTACGTCTATGATCTCCTATGTCGCTTTACGAAAAACTATAGACCTGGGAGCCCCGGAAAAGGAGAAAGAATTATTTACATGCACTTAATATTCCCCATCCTTCAGCCAGGGGAAACCGTCCAATCGCTTGGGATATGTGGCTGATCACACTTTCTTGTCACTTATTACCCTTATCTTATAACTATATTCTACCTCTTAATCATTTATGTACGGGAGCAAAAGCAGGATCATGGGCGGAGCAGGTTTCCTTTTTTGGCGCAGCGTATTTTTCGGGTTTGTGTATGTAGAATGACGGACGAACAGGAGCATATTGTGATGTTTCTTGATACCACAAAAGAGGAAACGGAGCATGTAAGCGTAGAGCACGAAAGGCTGGGGCTGGGGTGGCTGGATTCGGATTCGGGAGACGAAGTCGAGTATAGCTATCGGGGTGCCATGATTCAGGAACACTTGGAAGACGAAGGCGCTAGATAATAGAAGACAAGATCTGcttgatcatcatcagaaTCACGCCATGAGGCTCCTCTCTCTCAGGTCCAGAGTAGTGACGCTAGAAAGATGAGAAAATGGAGCCGGTTCACCTCGACTCCGAATGTTGTGATGCCCTATAATTGAAGCCTTGAAACAAGATATAACGCCCAAACTGCAAAGGTTCCCTCGGATCTGGCTCAGAGCACCCCCCTGTATGCTTTGTCTCACCGGAACCGGTCTCCACAGTTGAGCTAGACGAAACGAAAGTGTTTATGCTTTAAATCCCTGCCACACTCCGTGCATCTCGTCCCTGCCCATGAGATGTAGGCATGTATGTATAGGGGGCCGCTGCGATCAGTTACGATATAGGTAGGGTAAGGCGGGACCTTGCCACGTAGCTATCTGTACAAAGACAGTGCTGTACGGCACAATCGCCATGGTTGCCGACTGGCGGGGGCCAACCCTGAAGAAAGGCTGCCAGTGAGCGGATGGAGCCGATGAAACGGAGGGCAAAGGGCCCTTTGGGTGTCATGTCACCTGTGGCTTTAAGGCGGTCGAGTCCATCCCACCGGTGTCCTCGTGATGTTAATACTTTGTCGACAGGCTATATGACCAGAAGAGTACAGAAGGCCCGATCTTGGCTGTGATGGGATGAGTTGATGTTGCTTGCTGTTTGCCTGACTTTGAGAGAGAGACCCGCCTGGTTCTGATTAACTTGTTGCATTACATCGCATGGGATGCGAGTCACGGCGCTAAACGATGGCGTTTTTTGAGCTGGAGCTACGAAAAGTAACAGTTATTCAGATATGCGGGTGCGAATGCGTGCTGGCTCTGTGACGAGCTGCGTGGTGTCTCATTGTGACGTGTTGTGAGGTGAGCAGGAATGGGACAGTATGTATGCATGTGCGAGCGCGCGTCTGTAAGAGACGCGTTGAGCGGTCACACGACGCCAAGTGCAGTCTTACAGCGGGCGAGAGGAGGTAACACAAGATGTAAGTCGTGTAGCTTGCTGTGTTTGGACGATCTTCATGCTCCGGGGTTGAGGTCGTGTCGAGCCACGGCTATCGAGGTCATCTCAGAGCTGAGAGCATGAAAGAGCAGCAGCTGTGCCACGTCTCATCACAGCTAGGAAGCAGGCAAGACAACAGTACCTACATGTCGGAGAGCCGGGGAACGTAGAGGGTTACCGCCGCTGAAACATCTCTTTTGAAATCTCCGATGTGCAGTCTCTAAGCGAGGCATTATGGCTGGctgatgttgttgacttgATGTAGGTACTGCATAATATCATAAAGCAGACTGCCCGATCTGTGAAAAACTAGGCCTGAAACTGGCTTCAAGTCCCGGTTGCTACACTGACGATGCGTGATAAAACTTGGGGCACAACACCCCCTTCCAGTCTTGGTCATGGATTTGTCAACCCCCCGTCGACCGAGACTTTCTGACCCATCCCAGGGCTATAACGGTCTGAGTTTTCAGGTCACATCGGCCAGAGATGGATAGGATAGAGAGGAGAGGGAGGTTGGGTCGATGACGGCGGtgtttggtgatgatgcaTTGCGACGCTGAACTTGGTTAAGATGCCTGCATGTTTCTTTTTCGCCCCACGAGAGAGATGGGCTTTAAAACGTTTGTTTCATCTGGTTGGCAGAGCGGTTTTCGAGAGGGTTAGCGCGAGTCGATAACCACCTGTCTTATGGCCTATATCACTGAGTCTTATAAGTTGGGTTGAGTTTAGACCCCTGGTAATCGAGACCGAGGAAGAAACAAACGCAGCCAAACAAAACGAAACGAAACACGCCACTTCCGGGAATTCCCAGTCGCCTTGTCAAATGCGACAGGACATATCCCCCAATGCGGATTTGAGCCTTGTTAATTCATTATCTCGTGCTGGCTTCTTTTGCAAGGATGCAGACGTTGGCCCGGAGCCGATCACAACCCTGGTCAGCCAAAATCTGCCAGGTGCCTATTTGGACAACACTCATGGCCCATGCTCATCCAATGTGTGGAGGGAAGTTGGATTGACCACAACTGATGGCAGGGCACGTCCCCGGATCTCCAATAGCCATGACTCTGTCATCATTTTCCTGCATCTGTCCCGGAACCGTTGAAGCAACTTCCGAGTTGATCCACATCTAGGGTTCTGCCAGCCTCCACCAGCTCGACCAAGGTGCCGTGGCCCGTAACCTCTAGTCCCGGGTCTAGGAAGGCTGCCATCTCAACTAGCCAGCCGTTGAAGTCCCTGATCTCGGTTGATCTGCCGGCACGCACGTCTTGCAGCATGGAGCTTGTGTTCTCCCCAACTTTGTGACCCACTCGATAGATCATGTCCTTCAGCTGAGGATGGGAGAATCTTTCATGCAGGCTCTTGAAGGAGAGATCGATGGTCGTCTCAGGCTCGTCTGGTAGACGTCCTTCCTGCAGTCCAATGATTTCTGCGCTGCTCTCGTGGGCCACTAGAAGTTGGAGCACTTGACTTGCTTCGCTTAGAAGCTGGTCAATGACTCGTGCAAGCACTCCATCTGATTCAGTGAATAGAGCTCCATTTTTGCACCCCAGAATAGCTGTCAAAGGGTTGATTACCGCGTTAACGACGAGCTTTTCCAATTGCAGAATCCAAAGTTCTCCCCTAGACACAGACCTAGCCTCTAGGTAAGGGGCTTCCAGTAGCTGCTTGACTAAGTAAGCTGTTTTCCCGAGCGAAATGGAGTTCGGGAGAACCGCTCCGACGACAACATCAGCTTGGGAGGCATGAAAACTTTTGAATGTTCCCTGGGATGTCACTCCATGTGTTGTGACACAAGCTAAAAAGTTGGGCTCATGGTTGCTATGATAGCGATGGGAA
This DNA window, taken from Fusarium oxysporum f. sp. lycopersici 4287 chromosome 7, whole genome shotgun sequence, encodes the following:
- a CDS encoding 2-dehydropantoate 2-reductase codes for the protein MRSIFFKFNQSHRLKIATRPRRIWPLASVASVRMYSQRPSWLEVCCNDVRPTPTLFAWNLSNLASYDGSDPSTSSASGDSDQRIYVLGVGNLGRLFASSLAQAPDRPPITLVVHRKELLEQWIESDGIEILRQDKLEKNKDFDIEWWTENEPDFGPVREVADGEKLKNLIVLTKASAALPQVDRVRGYLDRNSTVLFAQNGMSKLWPPHGSLYVSHRYHSNHEPNFLACVTTHGVTSQGTFKSFHASQADVVVGAVLPNSISLGKTAYLVKQLLEAPYLEARSVSRGELWILQLEKLVVNAVINPLTAILGCKNGALFTESDGVLARVIDQLLSEASQVLQLLVAHESSAEIIGLQEGRLPDEPETTIDLSFKSLHERFSHPQLKDMIYRVGHKVGENTSSMLQDVRAGRSTEIRDFNGWLVEMAAFLDPGLEVTGHGTLVELVEAGRTLDVDQLGSCFNGSGTDAGK